The nucleotide window AGCATGGAAAAAAATCTACCCATCAGATCTACGTTaacaagggaagaatttatgaccaaaagagAGAGGATCATAAGaagtaaaatgcataattttgatcaaatgaaattaagaagcttttgtacaaataaaaccaattcaatcaaaattagaaggaaagtgtGAAACTGGGTGGGGGAAATTATGGtatagctagatggcttagtggattgaaagccaagcctaaagatgggaggtcttggattcgaACCTGGCCTCAGTGTGACCCTGTGTgcccctagctgtgtgactctgggtcaagtcacttagcccccacttTCTAGCCCTAATagctctgctcttctgccttgaaatcaatatagtgttgattctaagacagaaagtaagagctcAAAAAAAATTATGGCAAGTTCCTCTGTCCAAAAAAAGCCTTATTTCTTACATATACTGGAAATGGtgccaaatttacaaaaataacagtcattctctaatcaataaatttCAAAGGTTATATAGAGGCagtttacagaagaaaaaaatcaaagctatcaatagtcatatgaaaaaacgCTCTAAATTGCTaccaattagagaaatgaaaattaaaacaacttgtaGTACAATTCAGATTGTCTattatgataaaaaaggaaaatgataaatgctaaagGGAGTGTGGAAAAATAGACACGAATGCACTATTGGTGAAGTAGTGAACTGGACCAATCATTCTAGGGAACAATTTgcaactatgtccaaagggttacAAAACCGTGCATATATCCTTTATCTCAGGGCACTACTAGGCCtaaatcccaaagagaaaaagaaaaataaaaggactcatacaaacaaaaatatttatagcagctcttttcgtggtggcaaaaaactggaaattgagaagctgcccatcaattgggaaatggctgaacaagctgtggtatatgctttgtgatggaatactactgtgccataagaaatgacaaaggggacagtttcagaaaaacttggggaGGCTTATATGAATTGAGACTAAATGATGAGAGCataaccagaacactgtacaaaaTAAACagcaatatttataaagatgatCAACTCAAGGAAActctttctgtttccttcatGCCAATGGCCTGATCCTGAATTGCTCTCACAAGGCCCTCTCTTCTATAGACAAACTGGCATGATGCAGGTATGTGTCTAAAACATCTTTGGAGACATAAAATTGGTTGAGTTTATAAGGATGTTGCTCATTGAGTGACTTCATTCTGTTCTTGAATCTTAACCATTTTATAGGCTCCATGAAGATAACTCATTTTCAGTTACATTGGACAAATCCAATGGCATATATCAGTTGTCAGCTTTTACTACTGCTTTATGAAGTGAGGTCTGTTCCAAAAGCATTTCCGCAACAATTTAAAATCTGTTTATCATGTACTCTGAGGACAttgatccttttctttcttttgggcaAGAAAGTGTTCATTTTTCCATTGCAGCCTTCAGGTGATGAAGCTGGTGTTTCATTAATAGTACAGAGGTTTTTGTCTGGATACCTTCCAGATCCATTATCATCCATTTTACCATGTCAAAAGTATATGTTAAGACTGGTGCCATATAGGTATTAATTGCTCTGTAGGTGTGCTTCCTATTAAGTTTTTCCTTCAGTCTTTGATTCCAGTCAGTCTCTTAACTCACCCAGCCTCTTTATCCTATGTTCAATGATTCTACTTTGGAGAAGACCAAGGAACATGAAAGTATTACCTTCTGctggttgttttaatttgctagcTCTGAATTCAATTCATTCTTCCTTATTGTTcactaagaattttatatttattgattcTAAATAACATCTTTATATATCATTGAGCAAAGTTGCACAAGATGAAGTATCCAGTTAAATGAGCTTTTTGGTGGAGCTATGTATAGGAAATTGattaatattgtgttttggtATGGCTCTCTATTTGACTTGGAAGCCAAACAGATGTTTAGGAGTGATGATAATGGATCTAGTACTAATTGACTCTCTAGTAGATACCACCTTTTATATCAATTGTACTTGACACTATATTTGGTGGCAtgttttaaacaaagaaaagtcTAGCATTGTCACTACCATCAATTTCGTATATTTGCAATGCATGACTAAGTCATGAGTGTGGAACTGAGTCAAAGGCTTTGTGATAATCAATGAGAGTAGAAATTTTATGGCACTTTCAAAAGTCTTATTCAATAATCACTGAATTGATAATGAGTTGTTCTTTATACCCCTGAGGATTTTTGGCACCATTTTTTTGCTCCTCAATCAAGATATTGATTTCCTGAAAGTGCTTATAGATTTTTTTGAGAGATACAAGCTGTGAAAGCTTTTTTCAAGTACATAAACATGTAATTGGAGGGGTCACTGGTGTTCTCATCTTTTGGTAATGCCTTTTGTTAAGAATAATGGGATCAGGTTTGCATCAAAGAGAAAGCTGATAAAGCTTTTTATTAGTAATTTTTGTGCCCTACTGTGAAGTGTTTGGGTAAGTATAATATCATCATCTcatcatcctcttcttcctcaatcATTCAGACCTACAGGTTACTGCTTGGACCACATAGGTATCTCTGTTAATGTGTCTGAAATAGTCATTGTTTTTGGTCCTTTAGAAAAGAAGATTTGGAAATTAACATTCCAaaataaatgggaagaaaagatagCCAATGCCCCATAAGTCTACCATACTCCCCAACTCTAGGGTGGAATGAGGGATATGGTGGGTTCAAGGAAACCTATGTCATACCTGCATGATGAGAATGCACATTCCCACTGTGCCCAACACATGTTTGTTGTCATCAAACCATGTCTTTACTTTCTCGTAACAGCCCTGGGAAGAGAGGTCCACATGGGGTCAGGTTACATTAGCTGGCAGCAGGCATAAGATGCCGAGTCCATTCCTCAGTCAAATTGCTCAAATTCTTTCCCCCATCCCCTTACTTTGCTTCTAATGGTACTTCCCTCCATTTCTACTATTCCCAACCCCGCTCCAAGAACTAAATCTCAGAATGTTATtgatggaagagacctcagaaattatctaatttatagataaagaaagctAGACCCAGAGAGATGAGGTAGCTTTCTACAGGTCACACAATTTAGTAAGCAGAAGAGTTGGGGCTAAAAACCAggtcagtactctttccactataatgTTTCATGGCTAGGACCCTACTATATTATACTCTACATGGCTCCATGGCCAACCCTGACTTGGTTCTCTCATATTTtcttgggcaagtttcttcttaatttcctttGGTGTCTAGCCTTACTCCTCTAACTTCAGGCCATGCCCATGATGTCTGCCTTCTACCTCCCTGAACCTGGTCCCAGTCTCATATGGACTATAAAAGGGAACATAAGGCCAATGAGACTGGTCACTTGTATCTTTCTCACCTTAATGTTCCATTTCTCTCTCACTATTTAAGATCTGACCTAGATTCACCCACTAGGAGGAAGGTGAGATTTAAAGAAGTTTTGGGGAGGTTTGATTTCTAGTCCTTACTGTTTTCCACACAAGGGTAGTAGAGTTGCGCCCACAGTCCTGGGAATTCTCCATGCAACAGCGGTCAGGCACTGTATTCTCTCCCAGCACAGGAAACCAGTCTGTGAAGTCAGTGACACCACAGCATCGCATCTACCAAAAGGTGAGTGAAAGAGAGGGAAATTAGAAGACACTGTCACctactctttttctcctcttatccCTTATGCCACCACTAAGGAATACAGAAGTGATCAGTTCCTACACAAGACAAGTTGGTGCCTCTTCCCCTTTCTAGGTCACAGTTTGCCCCAAATGAGAAATGCTGAGTGTTCTCACTGATCTCCTTCCTACAGATAGGAAAAGGATGAAATTAGTCATGCCCATAATGGGGCACTAAGATACTCAAAGCTTTACCTAGAGAGGAGGTGGGTGAGCCTTCCCTCTCTTTTGTATAATTTCTTCTTAATTATCTATGTGCCTATAAGATGCTTTGTGGATTAAATGTGGCAAATTTATAATATTTGGATGGTTCCCCTTGCCAGGCTTCTCCATGCCTCCAGGGCCCATGCTTTGGTAGTAGCAAAGATAGTTCTCTATCTTAGCCTAAGCCCAACATAATCAGGAAGGTTACTGCAAATATATAGCCCATCATACATTCATCCCAAAACTACAAAAATCACTTAgagcagaatcacagaatctctgtATTGGAAGGGACTTCGAGAGCACGTCTTCCAACTCTGGTCTATTAGGTTTCTTCTCTGGAACAGCCTTTCCTATCCCTCATTTGAAATCCTCTAATGAGGCAAACTTGACCCCATCCACTTTGACACAGTCCTATTTTTAGGAAGTTTATCCTCACATTGAACCCAAATTTCTCTCTCTACAACTTCCCTCCACTCTTCCTGGACCAGTCTCTCAAATCAAGTTGAACAAATTGTCTTTTCTTACATTTCAACCCTTCAAAAACTCCAAATATAAAGGTCCAGCTTCCCATTTGGACTATCTGGAGTCTTCCTGCCATCCTGGCCATCTTATCAGCAAAGACTATGCATGGGGGTTTCCTAAAACACCTTCATACAGACATATACCTTGGTCCAGTTCTGATCTGAGCAAGCCCCGCTCTCTGTTCCCTCAATCTTGAACATCCTTACAGATTCCCTAATCCAAGCCACAACAGCCTCCACAAAGCAGGCCTTGGACAGCATGCCCAAGGTCAGTGTTTCTCCTTGCTTTGGCTAAAATGTACAAAGTGCTATTTGCTTCCTAAACCATGATACAAATGTCTTGTTGGCCCCCAGAGTAGTCCCCACCCTTCGGAGATCTTTTGGCTTCCCTCCCAGGGTCTCTGGCATTACCTCAGCTTGAATGATGTTCCAGGCATTCTTCAATCCTACGTTATTCTCTGTATTATACAGGAGCAGCCCTTCTTTCAGGTCCTTCTTGGCATTATCATTCACCTGTAGGGAGCAAGGAAAGACCACAGGTGAATGTCACAAGAAGGTAACATAGTCATGACCCAAACTTTGGGTTGAGGCACCATACACAGAATATTAAAGTAGAGAGGCTGAGTCACAAATTTTCTACTGCTTATAGAATTGGGAGAGGAAAGGTACCTTAGATAACATCTATCCCAACCTTCTCATTTGAGAGATAAAACATCCTGAGGCCCcaaagggttaagtaacttacccaaaatCATATGAACATAATAAAGTCGGaaaaaccaggattcaaaccaaCAGGTTTTAATTCCAAATCCATGGCTTTTCTCTATTTAAAGTTGTCTCTATCCCTTTTTGGGGTcttggttttctcctctaaaaCTGAAGGATTTACAGGctaattctgaggaacttagacaatgaatgccatccacctccagtgaaagaactgttagagccaatatgcagatcaaagtatgctatttttcactttagtttatttgagttttctaTGAGTATTCTCCTGTAACaataaggagggggcagctgggtagctcactggattgagagccagatctcttagagatgggaggtcctaggttcaaatctggcctcagatactgcccagtatgaccctgggcaagtcatttgacccccattgcctagcctttaccactcttctgccttacagccaatacacagtattgactccaagatggaaggtaaggatttaaaaaagatattttttaaaacccaatatggaaatatgtttcacgTGATAATACAAGTAAAACCTAGAccaaattgcttatcagctctgggaagggaaggacagCAACAGTTTGATCATTAACtacagaaaatttatgtggaaaattgttattatatgtgattggtaaagtaaaatatctttataaaaaataaataaaattcaatggtaaaaaaataaaaatgaagaatttagatGACTTCTAGAGGCCCTTCTTGCTCTCACACTGTATGGTTTTGAAGGGACCccagttgtttggttttttaaaagccCTGTGGGGGATGAAAACTAAAACCCAACCTGCCACACTCCTGTCCCAACAGCTCACCTTGTCCATGTAGACAAAAAACAGGATGAGTAGGATCAGCTCTGCCAGGAGGATGACCAACAGGACtatgaaaaactagaaaagaagaaaagttccTACATGACCTTTGGGTACGAAAACAAAAATAGGGATTGCAATGCAAAGGAGTCCGGAGAGCCAACCTAGGGGGCAGGATTCctaagaggaaaatggaaatccTTAATCCTGGGAAAGACTGACAATACGGGGGAACAAGAGGCATGGACAATGGATAGAGGCCAGATGACAGAAACCAATTTTGGAGGAAATGGTGCTGTGAAGGAGAGAGATAACTAATTTAGGAAGGGATCAGGGAGTGAACAGGATACAACATTCCAGAAGTACTTTCCTTGGAATCAGATATAAACCTCCAATtgaacaacaaactaggaaacaAAAGGTtgagaaaaggagggaaacatACTTACACTGAGAAGGAGACACTTGTTTTCCTTGATGGCTCCCAGACAGCCCAGGAAGCCGGTCACCATGACAATAGTGCCAATAGCAATGACCAGGTTGGCTGCTGACAGTGAGGGGAAACTGGGAGAAAAGGTGGCAAAGTTTCCCTGGGAGACAGAGAGCCAGATGCCCACCCCTAATAGTCCGCAGCCACACAGctgtgaagagaaaggaaaaaagaaaaagatactgttaagatacataaaaaataaaaactgctacTGTTCCCACTACTCTGATTACTGCTCTCTGGGACTGAAACAAAGCAAAATTTACTACTGTATCTTCACTACAGCTCTAaaaaacaaagaagggaaaagatataTTTACAGAGctaacagaaaaataatttacatttctaaggtatttttaaagccttatcttctctctaagaatcaatactaagtattcttcctaaggcagaagagtgggaagggctaggcaattggggttaagtgagttgcccagggtcccacagctaggaagtgtctgaagttacatctgaacccaggacctcccatttctaggcctggctctctatctactgagccaccctagctgccccttctatagcatttaaaaatttacaaagaactctcctcacaataaacctatgaggtaggtagtgtaaatatcatcattcccattttataggcaagAAAATTGAGCTTAGAAGTAAGTGAAGTCACTTACACAAAGTCATACAATGAGTAAGTGTTAGTAAATAGGACTTGATCTTGGACCTATTGGCCCCAAGTCCAGCATGTTTCCTAATGGTATCATTCACTAAATATTCAAAACTCTTGGATTCTAATCAAAATCCCCACAAATTCCTCCATCCATCCATGGTTAAATAACCCACCGAACCTTCCTATACCTaattttccaaatctgtaaaaggAGATAATGGCATTATGATTATAGGGATAACAgttcagaaaaaaatactaaaaataaacttaaaggGCTAACCAGAGAAGAGCGAAAGTAAGGTACAGAGCTAGAAAGCAGAGACTTATTCCTAGATAACTCTGATGACTAGCTGATGCTCTAGGCCCAAATAATCAATCAGTGCAGTGGCAATTAATCTAACTAAACAGGACAGCATCATCTGCCTGCAAAATATTTCTCCTGAATAGTTCTTTCCAGGTTGCCATTGCTACCAATTTCACCCTAAAAAGATTTGATGAGTCTCCATTTTATGAAATAactgaatctcagaattggaatgGACATGAGGCCATCTACAGTCAAAGCCACATCCAAACTAAAATTCCCTCTACAATTTACCTGTCAAGTAATCATCCATTTTCTACCCCAAGACCTCCAAGATGAGGGAGCTCACTTGGCAGGTGCCAATCACTTACAGATCCTGCTGTACCTAAGACAAAGACTCATCATCACAGACCAGTTCTTGAACAGAGTGCTCAGACCCTGGGCTGATTCAGTAATATCCATAGATACATAAGGCACTCTTAAGAAAAAACATAGCACAGGCTCTCCTGGATGCTTCTCCAGAACTTGACCATAGCAGCAAGAAACTCATAATGTGGGAAGAGGGAACATGCATGAAGGAAAACATCCAGGTAAGTCAAGCGATCACAGCTAAGCCACCTTATTACAGGGAGAGTGGTATCTGATTCTTCTCTCACCTTGATTAGGCAGCATTGGCAACATAGAAAGGCCTAGGATTAAACACACAAGCAatagttttgctttgtttttgtaaacccttattttctatcttagtatcaattctaagatagaagagtaggaagggctaggcaattggcattaggtgacttgctcagggtcacaaagctaggaagtgtctgaattttTTGAaccccaggtcctcccaactccaggcctggcactctattcaactgagccacctagctgccccatgcaCAAGCAATAGTTATACTGGCTGGTAACCTACAGACATAAGTGGACAGACCTGTTACCTTCTTGCCTCCATGCCTTTCTCCACTAGTCCAATACCTTAATAAGGCAGCCTATTTAATTGTCAGtctcaataaaacaaaaatctgttCCCTTCCCCATAATTTCTACCTCATTTTCCCCTCTCGGTTGAAAGTAGATAACAAGGGCAACcaggtaggtggttcaggggatatagaatcagacctggagataggaggtcctaggttcaaatctgttcaaagccagtcacttaacccctattgccttaAACTGATAATTGTagcattttaagacagaaggtaagaaaaaggaaggaaggaaggaaggaaggaaggaaggaaggaaggaaggaaggaaggaaggaaggaagaagctaaAGCTGGCCTCATAGCCAGGAAGACCTATGTCCACGTGCTGCCTCTGACACAAACTGCCTGTGTcatcctgaacaaatcacttaaactcttggTATCCCCAGGCATTTCTCTAAGACTTAAAAGTTGTAGAAAAAGTACTAACTGGCAATGGTAGAGATTTTTATCATCTGgtagttccctataccaatgaaatcacagtttcttgtctttttccttcttaagCAACAAAGAATAAATCTATGACTTTTCCACAATTAAGACTTTCAGCTATCTGAACATGGCAATCATGATCTCCAAGACTTCTACAGGCAAAACAGCTTAGCTCTCCACTTCCTCAGATCTTTCCTCGTGGAACAAACCTCTGATCAGAATGTTAGTTTGGCAGTATCCCCCTTACTGTGAGGCCAGTCCAGATTAAGATCAGTTTCCTCTAGAGCTAACCAAAACCTTCCTCTTAAAATAAGGGGCCTGGAAATGAACACAGGACTGCAGCTGTGGTCAGGCACAATATAAGGTCAGCATGGGGTGGGACAATGTGCTTCTCTGAATACCTCCTGGGaaggaattctttcattttatttttttaagcagcCTATCTAACAGCCACttgtgggaaaaaaaggaaagctattTGCCACATGCACTACCTATATACATGTCCAATTTTGCCAAGAGGCAAGGAGGATATAAATATACAATAAGTTCTTCAACTAATCAGAATCTCAGACTCATAAGGAAATGTCAGTCTTCAACCTGGCTTTACTCCATGTTAATACTTGCCCTGTATTTCATACACTAAACAatggattcttaaccttttttggtgACATGGACACGTTTAACGGTCTGGATGATAAATCCCTTTCtagaatagtattttttaaattcataactAAAGTGCTAAATTGCAGTTGGAAGTTAACAAAAATCTAATGTAATTTTCCCCCAACTAAATTCATAGGCCCCTTGGGGATCTgtggaccccagattaagaacccctactCTAGAGGGTCAGGCTTAAGGACCAGCTTAAAGGACCATTAGGAGactatgtctgactcttctatCCAACAAGGAATATCTCCTGAGAACCTTCTACAGATATCAGGTTACTTTATTCCTAGGAGCTTATCATttaaaaggagggataaaaggCACTTCCAAGATTCCAAAGGATCTATCTATGATCCTTCCACTAGTGTAGCACATGCCAACTTATCCTGTGCAATTCAGATCCCCTCTTAAACCTTCCATAGAGGATCTAGTCAATGAAATCaagactttcctttttttccacagGAAGACAGTTAATAATACAATGAGATATTAAAAGTGCCAAATGATTAGACTAGTTACTAAGAGCTAAAGGAAGCCggagaaggaaagagcactgCAGAGGAGGAATTATTTCCCAGAGTCAGGGGAACTTAAGACTA belongs to Gracilinanus agilis isolate LMUSP501 chromosome 5, AgileGrace, whole genome shotgun sequence and includes:
- the TSPAN9 gene encoding tetraspanin-9; protein product: MEKSSSEDSSIHRSPSLDSKDSDFAKPSSSGRPLGRGFTAGAFYGTTGSRTRGQSHAEAGVKTDKYNAPKGSKYVVFYLDLSFVFLLEFKKCNMARGCLCCLKYMMFLFNLVFWLCGCGLLGVGIWLSVSQGNFATFSPSFPSLSAANLVIAIGTIVMVTGFLGCLGAIKENKCLLLSFFIVLLVILLAELILLILFFVYMDKVNDNAKKDLKEGLLLYNTENNVGLKNAWNIIQAEMRCCGVTDFTDWFPVLGENTVPDRCCMENSQDCGRNSTTLVWKTGCYEKVKTWFDDNKHVLGTVGMCILIMQILGMAFSMTLFQHIHRTGKKYDA